One Clostridium estertheticum DNA segment encodes these proteins:
- a CDS encoding glycoside hydrolase family 65 protein produces the protein MKHYYKLDEWNIIEQGFNADNNEISESIFSLGNGYMGQRANFEEEYSGTSLQGNYIAGVYYPDKTRVGWWKNGYPEYFAKVLNSTNWIGINIKINDISLDLAKCSVTEFERVLNMQQGYLQRSFVAVLSNGNEIRVKAKRFISMTRGEIGVIKYSIVPLNFEGKLEITPYLDGDVMNSDSNYDEKFWDEISSEVKPYEGYMMLKTKKLDFHICTYMSYEITKNGETVKPIVAFEQSEKYISNTAFINCNENDEIIIYKYVANTSSRYYEIKELIGITKELCSKSKVDGFEILLKEQADAWEEKWKESDIVIEGDISAQQGIRFNIFQLNQTYTGEDYRLNIGPKGFTGEKYGGSTYWDTEAYCIPFFLSTSEEKVSRNLLLYRYKQLDKAIENAEKLGFTNGAALYPMVTMNGEECHNEWEITFEEIHRNGAIAYANYNYVNYTGDKSCLGEFSFEVLAAISRFWAQRATFSKNKNKYVILGVTGPNEYENNVNNNWYTNKIACWTLQYTLEVINYLSQNEPERLSALKEKLNFKEDEMITWKNIIENMYYPCDEELGIFLQQDGYMDKEQILVSALNKKHLPINQNWSWDRILRSCFIKQADVLQGIYLFEHEYDTDTIKRNFDFYEPRTVHESSLSPCIHTILAAKIGNYDKAYEMYLRTSRLDLDNYNNDTNDGCHSTSMAGTWMAVVHGFGGLRVSDNKLTLNPFIPKHWRSCSFKITFRGALLNIKFNANILQIQNENDNEVNLSVYNSDYILNGNDLLEVPIQ, from the coding sequence ATGAAACACTATTATAAATTAGACGAATGGAATATTATTGAACAAGGCTTTAATGCAGATAATAATGAAATATCTGAAAGCATATTCAGTTTAGGCAATGGATATATGGGACAAAGAGCAAATTTTGAAGAGGAATACAGTGGTACATCCCTTCAAGGAAATTATATAGCTGGGGTTTATTATCCTGATAAAACTAGAGTTGGCTGGTGGAAAAACGGCTATCCAGAATATTTTGCTAAGGTTTTAAATTCAACAAATTGGATTGGTATAAACATAAAAATTAATGATATTTCACTAGATCTTGCTAAGTGCAGCGTAACAGAATTTGAGAGAGTTTTAAATATGCAGCAAGGATATTTACAAAGAAGCTTTGTGGCTGTACTTTCAAACGGTAATGAGATTAGAGTAAAGGCTAAAAGATTCATAAGCATGACACGTGGTGAAATCGGCGTAATAAAGTATTCTATAGTACCATTGAATTTTGAAGGCAAACTAGAAATTACACCTTACCTTGATGGAGATGTTATGAATTCTGATTCCAACTATGATGAGAAGTTCTGGGATGAGATTTCTAGTGAAGTTAAACCTTATGAGGGATATATGATGCTTAAAACCAAGAAATTAGATTTTCATATCTGCACATATATGTCATATGAAATAACTAAAAACGGTGAGACCGTTAAACCAATTGTAGCATTTGAACAAAGCGAAAAATATATTTCTAATACTGCATTTATCAATTGCAATGAAAATGATGAAATTATAATTTATAAATATGTTGCAAATACCTCCTCAAGATATTATGAAATAAAAGAGTTAATTGGAATAACTAAAGAACTTTGTAGCAAATCTAAAGTAGATGGATTTGAAATATTACTAAAAGAACAGGCTGATGCTTGGGAAGAAAAGTGGAAGGAAAGCGATATAGTTATTGAAGGTGATATTTCTGCACAGCAGGGTATTAGATTCAATATATTCCAATTAAACCAGACCTATACTGGAGAAGATTATAGGCTAAATATAGGACCAAAAGGTTTCACTGGTGAAAAATATGGGGGTAGCACTTACTGGGATACCGAAGCTTATTGCATCCCCTTCTTTCTAAGTACTTCTGAAGAAAAAGTATCAAGGAACCTTTTATTATATAGATACAAGCAATTAGACAAAGCAATAGAAAATGCTGAAAAATTAGGGTTTACAAATGGAGCAGCCCTTTATCCAATGGTAACAATGAATGGTGAAGAATGCCATAATGAGTGGGAAATAACCTTTGAGGAAATTCACAGAAATGGAGCTATAGCTTATGCTAATTACAATTATGTAAATTATACTGGCGATAAGTCTTGCCTTGGTGAATTTAGTTTTGAAGTGCTAGCTGCCATATCAAGATTTTGGGCTCAGAGAGCTACCTTCTCAAAAAATAAAAATAAATATGTTATTTTAGGTGTTACTGGACCTAATGAATATGAGAACAATGTTAACAATAACTGGTATACAAATAAAATTGCCTGCTGGACGCTGCAGTATACACTTGAGGTTATAAATTACCTAAGTCAAAATGAACCTGAAAGATTGAGCGCGCTTAAGGAAAAACTTAATTTTAAAGAGGATGAAATGATTACTTGGAAGAATATCATTGAAAATATGTACTATCCTTGTGATGAAGAACTCGGCATTTTCCTACAACAAGATGGCTATATGGACAAAGAACAGATATTAGTTAGTGCATTAAATAAAAAACATCTACCAATAAATCAAAACTGGTCATGGGATAGAATACTTAGGTCTTGCTTTATAAAACAAGCAGATGTACTTCAAGGTATTTACTTATTTGAACACGAATATGATACTGATACAATTAAAAGAAATTTTGATTTCTATGAACCTAGAACTGTACATGAGTCTTCCTTGTCCCCTTGCATTCATACTATATTAGCTGCAAAAATCGGGAATTATGATAAAGCTTATGAAATGTATTTAAGGACTTCTAGACTTGATCTTGATAACTACAACAATGACACAAATGACGGTTGTCACTCTACTAGCATGGCAGGAACATGGATGGCGGTAGTTCATGGCTTTGGAGGGCTCAGGGTTAGTGATAATAAATTGACTTTAAATCCATTTATCCCTAAACATTGGCGCTCGTGTTCTTTTAAAATAACCTTTAGAGGTGCACTTTTAAACATTAAGTTTAATGCCAACATTCTTCAAATACAAAATGAGAATGATAATGAAGTGAACTTATCAGTTTATAACAGTGATTACATTTTAAATGGAAATGATTTATTAGAAGTTCCAATACAATAA
- a CDS encoding protein kinase translates to MDENGNYYIQLNSKVEKMLRKSEFLGSGHNGIVYTLPNQRIIKIFKDKRICGKEYKIFVKTRRSKYFPKVYEHGDYYIIRDYASGERLDKYIKKHGINKEISHNLIELIEEFKRLNFKRLDIRCKDLYLKEDFSITVIDPKNNYSKKVIYPRHLMKGLNNLGVLEEFLLVVRDESSKTYELWNLNFKQYLEKTIK, encoded by the coding sequence ATGGACGAAAACGGTAATTATTATATTCAATTAAATAGTAAAGTAGAAAAAATGCTTAGAAAATCAGAGTTTTTAGGGTCTGGTCATAACGGAATAGTATATACGCTTCCTAACCAAAGAATAATCAAAATTTTCAAAGATAAAAGAATTTGTGGCAAGGAATATAAGATTTTTGTGAAAACTAGAAGGAGCAAATATTTTCCTAAAGTTTATGAACATGGAGATTACTACATTATACGAGATTATGCAAGTGGAGAGCGGCTAGACAAATATATAAAGAAGCACGGCATTAATAAAGAAATCTCACATAACCTAATAGAACTTATTGAAGAATTCAAGAGACTAAATTTTAAGAGACTAGATATTAGGTGCAAAGACTTATACTTAAAAGAAGATTTTTCAATTACTGTAATTGATCCTAAAAATAATTATTCGAAGAAGGTAATTTACCCACGACATCTAATGAAAGGCCTAAACAATTTAGGTGTACTAGAAGAATTTTTATTAGTAGTTAGGGATGAAAGCTCCAAAACTTATGAATTATGGAATTTAAACTTTAAACAGTATTTAGAGAAAACCATTAAATGA
- the cysK gene encoding cysteine synthase A gives MYTDSILSLIGNTPLISLKKLYDSNIFAKAEFLNPGGSIKDRIAKFMIEQAEEEGILKQGMTIMEATSGNTGIGLTLVGIQKGYRVVIVMPENMSDERKKLIRLLGGELILTPKSENVEGALNEVKRQLKDNPNIFVPNQFTNINNPLIHYNTTAVEIWNELQGKVDVFISGIGSGGTLQGIGSFLKDKNPECIIAAVEPKNVSALLGHTPGFHKIQGIGDGFIPKVLDVSLINDIIMVTDEEAIDTAKKIARLAGALVGISSGANIWAAKKMAEKYGKDKNIVTILPDRVERYFSMDMF, from the coding sequence ATGTACACTGATAGTATTTTAAGTTTGATAGGAAATACACCCCTTATAAGCTTAAAAAAGCTATACGATTCAAATATATTTGCTAAGGCAGAATTTCTTAATCCAGGGGGAAGTATAAAGGATAGAATTGCAAAATTTATGATTGAGCAAGCAGAGGAGGAAGGAATATTAAAGCAGGGAATGACAATAATGGAAGCTACCTCAGGAAATACGGGGATAGGGCTCACTTTGGTAGGAATTCAAAAGGGTTATAGGGTAGTTATTGTAATGCCTGAAAATATGAGTGATGAAAGAAAGAAATTAATTAGGTTACTAGGAGGAGAACTTATATTAACCCCTAAGTCAGAAAATGTTGAAGGTGCTTTAAATGAAGTTAAAAGACAATTAAAGGATAATCCCAATATTTTTGTGCCCAATCAATTTACTAACATTAATAATCCACTAATTCATTATAATACTACTGCTGTTGAAATATGGAATGAATTGCAGGGTAAAGTAGATGTTTTCATTTCAGGCATAGGCAGTGGTGGAACGCTTCAAGGTATCGGTTCATTTTTAAAAGACAAGAATCCGGAATGCATAATTGCTGCAGTGGAACCCAAAAATGTTTCCGCTCTTTTAGGGCATACCCCTGGATTCCATAAGATACAAGGGATTGGGGATGGATTTATTCCAAAAGTATTAGATGTTTCATTAATTAATGATATAATAATGGTTACTGACGAAGAGGCTATCGATACCGCTAAAAAAATAGCAAGATTAGCAGGCGCTTTAGTTGGAATCTCTTCTGGAGCCAATATATGGGCAGCAAAAAAAATGGCAGAGAAATACGGCAAGGATAAAAATATTGTGACTATTTTACCAGATAGAGTGGAAAGATATTTTAGTATGGATATGTTCTAA
- a CDS encoding YgiQ family radical SAM protein, which yields MKDNKYLPISKSDILDRGWSELDFIIVTGDAYVDHHSFGTAIISRVLENEGYKVGIIAQPDWKDTEDFKKLGRPRLGFLVNAGNMDSMVNHYTVSKKIREKDLYSPGAKMGLRPDRATIVYCNKIREAYKGIPLIIGGIEASLRRFAHYDYWSDKVRKSMLIDSGADLLIFGMGEKQVVNVANKLNEGIDIKDITQVLGTCYVTEDIGSIGDYVEIATYKEVCNDMKKYAQAFKIQYDEQDPIRGGVIVQKHTNKYLVQNKPEMPLTREELDVVYGLPYQRNYHPIYEKMGGIPAIEEVQFSLVSSRGCFGSCAFCAITFHQGRIVQSRSEKSLLEEAIEITKLKDFKGYIHDVGGPTANFRKPACDKQLKVGACKDKQCLHPAPCKNLNVDHMEYLNVLRKLRELPKVKRVFVRSGLRYDYIMADKNETFFNELIKHHVSGQLKVAPEHVSHKVLKFMGKPAGRTYDKFREKFYKATEKIEKKQYLIPYLMSSHPGCSISSAVELAEYLRDTNYQPEQVQDFYPTPGTPSTTMFYTGLDPNTLEEVHIPKTKHEKAMQRALLQFKDPMKYDLVYSALIEANREDLIGYGPKCLIKPRGQKNKEHLNTSNNKPKQQKGKEGKNVRVVTKDKVSNKNYKNKSKATTTENKTNFGSRQENKNKTRNKKRK from the coding sequence ATTAAAGATAATAAATATTTACCTATTAGTAAAAGTGATATTTTAGATAGAGGTTGGAGTGAATTAGATTTTATTATAGTTACAGGGGATGCATATGTAGATCATCATAGTTTTGGAACAGCAATTATTTCAAGGGTTCTAGAAAATGAAGGCTATAAGGTAGGAATAATAGCGCAACCTGATTGGAAAGATACTGAGGACTTTAAGAAACTGGGTAGACCAAGACTAGGATTTCTAGTTAATGCTGGTAATATGGATTCTATGGTTAATCATTATACAGTAAGTAAAAAAATAAGAGAAAAGGATTTATATTCTCCTGGTGCAAAGATGGGACTTCGTCCTGACAGAGCAACAATAGTCTACTGCAATAAAATAAGAGAAGCATATAAAGGGATTCCTCTTATTATTGGTGGTATAGAAGCAAGTTTAAGGCGTTTTGCTCATTATGACTATTGGAGTGACAAGGTAAGAAAATCTATGTTAATTGATAGTGGGGCAGATCTACTAATATTTGGCATGGGTGAGAAACAAGTTGTTAACGTTGCAAATAAATTAAATGAAGGTATAGATATAAAAGACATTACACAAGTGCTTGGTACATGTTATGTAACAGAGGATATAGGTAGTATTGGTGACTACGTTGAAATAGCAACCTATAAAGAAGTCTGCAATGATATGAAAAAATATGCACAGGCTTTTAAAATACAATATGATGAACAAGACCCTATTAGGGGTGGAGTTATAGTACAAAAGCATACTAATAAGTATCTTGTTCAAAACAAACCAGAAATGCCACTAACTAGAGAAGAATTAGATGTTGTTTATGGTTTGCCTTATCAAAGAAATTATCATCCTATTTATGAAAAGATGGGTGGAATACCGGCTATCGAAGAAGTTCAGTTCAGTTTAGTTAGTTCAAGAGGATGTTTTGGTAGCTGCGCTTTCTGTGCCATAACTTTTCATCAAGGCAGAATTGTGCAAAGTAGAAGTGAAAAATCACTATTAGAAGAAGCAATCGAAATTACAAAATTAAAAGATTTTAAAGGATATATACATGATGTAGGAGGTCCCACAGCAAATTTTAGGAAACCTGCCTGTGATAAACAATTAAAAGTAGGTGCTTGCAAAGATAAGCAATGTTTGCATCCTGCTCCCTGCAAGAATCTAAATGTTGATCATATGGAATATTTAAACGTGCTCCGAAAACTTCGAGAATTACCAAAGGTTAAAAGAGTTTTTGTACGTTCCGGGCTTCGTTATGATTATATTATGGCAGACAAAAATGAAACCTTTTTTAATGAACTTATTAAGCATCATGTCAGTGGCCAACTAAAGGTTGCACCAGAGCATGTTTCTCATAAAGTCTTAAAATTTATGGGCAAACCAGCAGGTAGAACTTATGATAAATTCAGGGAAAAGTTTTATAAGGCTACTGAGAAAATAGAAAAAAAACAATATCTTATTCCTTATTTAATGTCTAGCCACCCAGGGTGTAGCATAAGTTCCGCAGTAGAACTGGCAGAATACCTTAGGGATACTAATTACCAACCTGAACAAGTTCAAGATTTCTATCCAACTCCAGGTACACCATCAACAACCATGTTTTATACAGGACTTGATCCAAATACCCTTGAAGAAGTTCATATACCTAAAACCAAGCATGAAAAAGCCATGCAAAGGGCATTACTTCAATTTAAAGATCCTATGAAATATGATTTGGTATATTCTGCACTAATTGAGGCAAATAGAGAAGATCTAATAGGTTACGGACCTAAGTGTTTAATAAAACCACGAGGTCAAAAAAATAAAGAACACTTAAATACCTCAAACAACAAACCAAAACAACAAAAGGGCAAAGAAGGGAAAAATGTAAGAGTTGTAACTAAAGATAAGGTTTCAAATAAAAACTATAAAAATAAGAGTAAGGCAACTACCACCGAAAATAAAACGAATTTTGGAAGCAGACAAGAAAATAAAAATAAGACAAGAAACAAAAAAAGAAAATAG